Proteins found in one Solitalea lacus genomic segment:
- a CDS encoding FecR family protein, protein MERNYKEDIEQLIIDQLTGEISSEDSELLIRFINEDEEVKELYGDYAESFRGAKAATFLSKIDQNAAWNKINSVMTPEVEMPKTVKFINLKRWLVAASVLLPLAIVTVFVLRNYFSKDQQFQFAQNKDNVKLILTTGESVALDQIAQNKTLNTATAVLHNEQGALKYESKGQQHALNYNTLIVPRTKDYKIKLSDGTEVWLNSDSELKFPLEFGDENRIVYLKGEAYFKVTKNAEKPFIVKVNDVDVQVLGTSFNVNSYFKEALKVALVEGSVKLNAHGEESLLKPGLMATYTTGIGFTQNWFDDQQELSWMNGIYFFNNADIKEIAEIVQRWYDVRIEIADSSVQSVKISGAIEKDKPLKQFLENLTITSRLQYTINDNNTVVLSKQR, encoded by the coding sequence ATGGAAAGAAATTATAAAGAAGATATTGAACAATTGATCATCGATCAGCTAACGGGCGAAATCTCTTCGGAGGATAGCGAGTTGTTGATTAGATTTATAAACGAGGATGAAGAGGTAAAGGAGCTTTATGGCGACTATGCCGAATCATTCCGCGGAGCCAAAGCTGCCACCTTTTTAAGCAAGATAGATCAGAATGCTGCCTGGAACAAAATCAATTCGGTAATGACTCCAGAAGTTGAAATGCCGAAAACGGTCAAGTTCATAAATTTAAAAAGATGGTTGGTGGCCGCATCGGTTTTATTACCACTTGCAATCGTTACTGTTTTCGTATTAAGAAACTATTTCTCAAAAGATCAGCAGTTTCAATTTGCTCAAAATAAAGACAACGTAAAACTGATATTGACCACTGGTGAATCAGTTGCCTTAGATCAAATCGCCCAAAATAAAACGTTAAACACTGCTACTGCTGTTTTGCATAATGAGCAAGGCGCTTTAAAATATGAATCGAAGGGTCAACAGCATGCATTGAATTATAATACTTTAATAGTCCCCCGTACAAAAGATTATAAAATAAAGCTTTCTGATGGCACTGAAGTTTGGCTCAACTCTGATTCGGAATTAAAATTCCCCCTCGAATTTGGAGACGAGAATCGTATAGTTTACTTAAAAGGAGAAGCTTATTTTAAAGTAACGAAGAATGCGGAAAAACCTTTTATTGTAAAAGTGAATGACGTGGATGTTCAGGTGTTGGGTACTTCATTTAATGTAAATAGCTATTTTAAAGAAGCCTTGAAGGTGGCGTTGGTAGAAGGATCAGTAAAGTTGAATGCTCACGGTGAAGAGTCCTTGCTGAAACCTGGGCTAATGGCAACTTATACAACCGGGATCGGGTTCACTCAAAATTGGTTTGATGATCAACAAGAGCTTTCATGGATGAATGGCATTTACTTTTTTAATAATGCTGACATTAAAGAAATTGCTGAAATTGTTCAGCGTTGGTATGATGTGAGAATAGAGATTGCCGATTCAAGCGTTCAAAGTGTTAAAATTTCAGGAGCTATTGAAAAAGATAAACCATTAAAGCAATTCTTGGAAAATTTAACCATCACCTCAAGGCTTCAATACACAATAAACGATAATAATACTGTTGTGCTTAGTAAACAGAGATAA
- a CDS encoding SusC/RagA family TonB-linked outer membrane protein — MNGETLQLMKGLRGSRRLAALLALLFLICNSMNALAYQPKALVTFKANNISIAKVLAEVKKQTGLVAFYNNNVLNDQEKISVDFNREEVEGVMKLVLKGKSLQFEVNDKYILIKTSKEAGSSINSNETQRPSQDIIGKVIDETGAPMLGVNIVVKGSNIATQTDAKGQFILKNVPENAVLSFSFIGYRSQQVPAKAKMTVKLEPNQLKINEVVVTGTGINRDAKTFTGATATYTGEQLKAIGNSNLIQSLKALDPAFIVVENNLKGSDPNSTPVIEIRGKTGASGLTLQDQFASDPNQPLFILDGFETTLQRIIDLDMNRIQSVVILKDAASTALYGSKAANGVVVVETVKPKEGKLRFSYSNDLSVAAPDLTVYNLMNSTEKLQFEKLSGRYTAPLDAADQIYLDQLYNTHLITVKQGVDTYWLNEPVRTAFTDNNSLSVSGGDQNLQYGVGFNYRKQDGVMKGSGRDAWGGNMNLVYRKSKFSITNNFSVSGTSSAESPYGDFSTYASLNPYYTKDPNARWLEQSKAPGLNAAQIITLNVGNPLYNALLSSYDTGKGLDLSNNMNVRYEILPELRLDGGFQIAKGQSSSTVFTSPDNTKYENVDFTLKGRSQNNKSESLSYTGNALLSFGKVLGKHSITANARTELSHRINNSLGTVFVGFPSGTNGNPRFAFGYDNLNKPSAAQTVYRTANTLVSANYSYDRRFLFDASYRLDGSTSYGTNQRMSPYYAAGIGWNLSNEKFIKGISWLDNLKIHSNFGATGNQNFGSVASSTVYNYNSSYNKFGGAVNIASVANPDIKAQKTYQLSTGINFGLFNNRFSGYFQFYNKYTENLVVNVNNASSTGLVNHQENLGHLITNGIETRIAYNVIRDLKSRINWTISLTGSHTHSSYGGFGNSLASLNKTQEANKTYLRFQDGYSPSDIWAAKSLGIDPGTGREMFLTSTGEYTFDYNKAAIQRIGNTDPLIQGIITNAIRIKGFNVNMSMRYSQRADIINTALFNKVENISYAQLSLNQDKRALYDRWQQSGDITQFKGISLTDATEMSSRFVQQENVFSFESISAGYTFENAKWVKNIGMSSLNFSAYTNDIVRISTVKRERGIEYPFARSVSFSLRASF, encoded by the coding sequence ATGAATGGAGAAACTTTACAATTAATGAAAGGCTTACGAGGTAGTCGACGTTTAGCTGCTCTGCTAGCTTTGCTGTTTCTTATTTGTAATTCGATGAATGCCCTTGCTTATCAACCTAAAGCATTGGTAACATTTAAAGCAAATAACATCAGCATTGCAAAAGTGCTTGCGGAAGTTAAAAAACAAACAGGCTTGGTCGCCTTTTACAACAACAATGTATTGAATGATCAGGAAAAAATTTCTGTTGATTTTAATCGTGAAGAAGTTGAAGGAGTGATGAAGCTGGTATTAAAAGGCAAAAGCCTTCAATTTGAGGTTAATGATAAATACATTCTCATTAAAACCTCAAAAGAGGCAGGTTCTTCAATTAACTCTAATGAGACACAACGCCCCAGCCAGGATATTATCGGCAAGGTAATTGACGAAACAGGAGCACCAATGCTTGGTGTTAACATCGTAGTTAAAGGTTCCAACATTGCAACTCAAACCGACGCAAAAGGTCAGTTTATCTTGAAGAATGTACCAGAAAATGCGGTGCTTTCTTTTTCATTTATCGGTTATCGCAGCCAGCAAGTTCCTGCGAAAGCTAAAATGACGGTTAAGCTTGAGCCGAACCAGCTTAAGATTAATGAAGTTGTAGTAACAGGTACCGGTATCAACCGTGATGCAAAAACTTTTACCGGTGCTACAGCTACTTATACCGGTGAACAATTAAAAGCCATCGGGAACAGCAATTTAATACAAAGCTTAAAAGCATTAGATCCTGCTTTTATCGTTGTTGAAAATAATTTAAAAGGATCGGATCCGAACAGCACACCAGTAATTGAAATACGCGGTAAAACCGGAGCATCAGGCTTGACTTTACAAGATCAATTTGCCTCGGATCCCAATCAACCATTATTCATTTTAGATGGTTTTGAAACCACCCTTCAAAGAATTATTGATTTGGATATGAACCGTATACAATCAGTAGTCATCCTGAAAGATGCGGCCTCTACGGCTTTATACGGATCAAAAGCGGCCAATGGCGTGGTGGTTGTTGAAACAGTAAAACCTAAAGAAGGTAAACTCCGGTTTTCCTATAGCAATGACTTAAGCGTAGCGGCTCCTGATTTGACAGTATATAACCTAATGAATTCAACTGAAAAACTCCAGTTCGAAAAGCTTTCAGGAAGATATACAGCTCCTCTTGATGCTGCAGATCAGATTTATTTGGATCAATTGTACAATACCCATCTTATTACAGTTAAACAAGGTGTGGATACTTATTGGTTAAACGAACCTGTTCGTACTGCATTTACTGATAATAATTCACTTTCAGTGAGCGGTGGCGATCAAAATCTTCAATATGGTGTTGGATTTAATTACAGAAAGCAAGACGGGGTAATGAAAGGGTCGGGTCGTGATGCCTGGGGCGGAAATATGAATTTAGTTTATCGCAAATCAAAGTTTTCTATCACCAATAATTTTTCTGTAAGCGGTACTTCTAGTGCAGAATCACCTTACGGTGATTTCTCTACCTATGCAAGCCTAAATCCTTATTATACAAAGGATCCGAACGCCCGCTGGCTTGAGCAATCCAAAGCCCCTGGTCTAAATGCAGCTCAAATTATCACTCTGAACGTTGGCAATCCTTTATATAATGCTTTGCTAAGCTCATATGATACAGGCAAAGGTTTAGATCTTTCAAACAATATGAATGTTAGGTATGAAATATTGCCGGAATTACGCTTAGACGGAGGTTTTCAAATAGCTAAAGGACAAAGTTCTTCTACAGTATTTACCTCCCCTGACAATACAAAGTACGAAAATGTTGATTTTACCCTTAAAGGAAGGTCTCAAAATAATAAATCAGAAAGCCTTTCATATACAGGGAATGCATTATTAAGTTTTGGAAAAGTATTAGGTAAGCATTCTATTACTGCGAATGCCCGTACTGAATTGAGTCACCGTATTAACAACTCTTTAGGTACCGTTTTCGTGGGTTTCCCATCAGGAACTAACGGAAACCCCCGATTTGCTTTTGGGTATGATAATTTAAATAAACCATCAGCAGCACAAACTGTATATCGAACTGCTAACACATTGGTATCTGCTAACTATTCTTATGATAGACGATTTCTTTTTGATGCATCGTATCGTTTAGATGGTTCAACCTCTTATGGTACTAACCAAAGGATGTCGCCTTATTATGCAGCCGGTATAGGATGGAATCTTTCCAATGAAAAGTTCATTAAAGGTATTTCCTGGTTAGATAACTTAAAGATTCATTCGAATTTTGGAGCTACGGGTAATCAAAACTTTGGAAGCGTTGCTTCATCAACTGTTTATAATTATAATTCAAGCTATAACAAATTCGGGGGAGCAGTAAATATAGCTTCGGTTGCAAATCCTGATATTAAAGCACAGAAGACCTATCAGCTGAGTACCGGTATTAATTTCGGTTTGTTTAATAATAGGTTTAGTGGTTATTTTCAGTTTTATAATAAATACACAGAAAATCTTGTTGTTAATGTTAACAATGCTTCTTCAACAGGTCTTGTTAATCACCAGGAAAATTTAGGCCATCTTATAACCAATGGTATTGAGACGAGGATTGCTTATAATGTAATCAGGGACCTTAAGAGCCGAATCAATTGGACGATAAGTTTAACAGGAAGCCATACACATAGCAGTTACGGCGGGTTTGGCAACTCATTGGCTTCTTTGAATAAGACCCAAGAGGCGAATAAAACTTATCTCCGTTTCCAGGATGGATACAGTCCTTCGGATATCTGGGCTGCAAAGTCTTTGGGTATTGATCCCGGAACAGGCCGTGAAATGTTCCTAACATCAACCGGTGAATATACGTTCGATTATAATAAGGCCGCCATCCAACGTATTGGAAATACAGATCCTCTTATTCAAGGGATCATTACTAACGCGATTAGAATCAAAGGGTTCAATGTCAATATGTCTATGAGATATAGTCAAAGAGCAGATATCATTAATACAGCCTTATTTAATAAAGTTGAAAACATTTCTTATGCTCAACTTTCTTTAAACCAGGATAAAAGAGCCCTTTATGATCGTTGGCAACAGTCGGGTGATATAACACAGTTTAAGGGCATTTCCTTAACAGACGCAACTGAAATGTCGTCGCGATTTGTACAGCAGGAAAATGTTTTTTCTTTCGAATCGATCAGTGCAGGCTACACCTTCGAAAATGCAAAATGGGTTAAGAACATTGGGATGAGTAGTTTGAATTTCTCTGCATATACCAATGATATCGTTAGAATTTCTACCGTTAAACGTGAAAGAGGTATAGAATATCCGTTTGCCCGTTCAGTTTCATTCAGTTTAAGGGCCTCATTCTAA
- a CDS encoding RNA polymerase sigma factor, which yields MDDILILEQLKADEAAGFKNLFDKYYKQLCLQAFFLLNNSEEAEDVVQAFFLKLWQEKQYFQIETSLKSYLKSAIRNICLNRIKQRKTYVELALEDADFVADENSDKVLENKELQYRIDKALSTLPDQCRLVFTIVALENKKYQEAADEIGVSINTIKTQLKRAFSKMREQMASFK from the coding sequence ATGGATGATATTTTGATACTTGAACAATTAAAGGCTGATGAAGCCGCAGGGTTCAAGAATTTATTTGATAAATATTATAAGCAGCTTTGTTTGCAAGCTTTTTTCTTATTAAATAATAGCGAAGAGGCTGAGGATGTCGTACAAGCTTTTTTTCTTAAATTATGGCAGGAAAAGCAATATTTCCAGATCGAAACCTCTTTAAAATCGTATTTAAAATCTGCAATTAGAAATATCTGTTTAAATCGTATTAAACAAAGAAAAACCTATGTTGAATTGGCACTTGAAGATGCTGATTTTGTTGCAGATGAAAATTCAGATAAAGTATTAGAAAATAAAGAATTGCAATACCGCATTGACAAGGCTCTTTCAACATTGCCTGATCAATGTAGGTTGGTTTTCACTATTGTTGCTTTAGAAAATAAAAAATATCAGGAAGCTGCAGATGAAATAGGGGTTAGCATTAATACCATTAAGACTCAATTAAAAAGGGCTTTTTCCAAAATGAGGGAACAGATGGCTAGTTTTAAATAG